Within Kutzneria chonburiensis, the genomic segment GCCACGACCGGCTGTCCCGCTGCACCCGCACCGCGGTCAGCGTGCTCGGCGTCGGACGGCCATGCCGGGAGCGGGAGCGCAGGTGGGTCAGGCGCAGGCCCAGATCGGGCAGCAGCCAGGTGACCTCGCACTCGGCGAACGGGTCCTCGGGGGTCGGACATTCCATCCGAAGTCCCCACCGTTCCACCACGCATGTCGTCAGGTGTCGCGTGCCCCCGGACGAGTAGCTGCGAACCCCGGTGAAGGTGTCGACGGTGTCGACCAGCTGCGGAGTGATGACCGTTCCCACGCGACCCGAGGGTAGCCCTAGGTGTTCGCCCGGTGACCGTCCGGGTCGATTCGTTACATCACGCATTGTGGCCGTTTGGATACCGAATGGGTTGCGAGCGTGCTCGTCAGTCGAACGGCTCTTGACCGCGGTTTCCGTCATCGGCTAATGCCCCAGGCGAGTTCCACGCCCTCGGCGGCCAGCCACCGCTGGATGTCGTAACCGTGCGCGGCGATCCCCGCCACCGCACGGTAGGTGACCTCCAGAGCCAGTTGGGCGTCCTGGGCGCTGAGCACGCCCAGGCGCACCGCGGTCATCAGCTCGTCGGTGTCCAGCACCTCGACCTCGCGGCCGGTCCGCACCAGCAGATCGAGATAGAGGTCGACGGTCCGCCACACGCTCTCGTCCGGCTGCACGTGGACGATGTCGACGTAGAAGTCGAAGTCCCGCTCGTGCCCGGGCCACCAGCTCTGCCTGGTGACCCGCAGGCCGAACGCCGGCAGCAGCCACGACTCGAAGTGCTTGAGCTTGGGGTGCCCGACCACGGCCCGCGACATGTAGAGGCCGTGCTCGGTGCGCCGGTACTCGTCGACCGTGCGCACCT encodes:
- a CDS encoding DUF402 domain-containing protein gives rise to the protein MGTVITPQLVDTVDTFTGVRSYSSGGTRHLTTCVVERWGLRMECPTPEDPFAECEVTWLLPDLGLRLTHLRSRSRHGRPTPSTLTAVRVQRDSRSWRTTDLLLGLAVPGGTTARIVRSEEFAAAVAGRVLRPGDADLALRTVHRTLEEMSHFRHDLNAWLNHLDIFDVWPPL
- a CDS encoding DUF402 domain-containing protein; this encodes MTVHLPTQVRGEAHVHPPKVELFDLDAMTNTDPKRQVRTVDEYRRTEHGLYMSRAVVGHPKLKHFESWLLPAFGLRVTRQSWWPGHERDFDFYVDIVHVQPDESVWRTVDLYLDLLVRTGREVEVLDTDELMTAVRLGVLSAQDAQLALEVTYRAVAGIAAHGYDIQRWLAAEGVELAWGISR